AAGAGTGGTTAAAGACTGTGTCTcaaataccactgaactgtgtaAATGTTTATACTCTTCAATTATAAAATTGTCTTAATACCACACAGAGCAGATGGATACATTGTCTTTAAACATTCCAAAGATCACTTCAAATCTGATGCAGTTATCATTTTCCCCCCAAATTAAGCCATAGATGTATATCTGTTTATGTATTTACAGTTTCTCTATTTAGCTATATGAgtttaccttaatttttagtcatCCAATTAATTCTTTGAAAACTTTCTCATTTCCAAAAATCAATTCACCTGATATTTGCTTCAAGTTGTGATCCAGTATGCCAGTATCATTATTTGCCTCATGTGTTAGTTCACATATGCTGAAAAGCTGATATAAAGATGGGATAAGACATACAAGAAATTACTGGGGACAGAAAAAGGAGGGGAGAGACTTTAGACCACAGTCCAGGTCTGGTACTTGTGGAAGTAGAGAAAGTAGGAAGGGAGATTGGATAAGAAAGTTCTTCAACTGCAGCACACAGCTAAGAATGGTTCAAACAGGCCAATGGGGGGTCCTCAAGCCAAAATCTGCATTGAAAGAATCCTGCAACTCTGAAGAATTGTCTTTCTTTCATATGCACATAAGGCTTTGGCTGGGAGCTCATGGGCCAGGAGCAGCTCTCAGGAAGCATTGCTTTATCATGAATACAATGGTGAACCCAGAAGGGTGACAGTTGGAGCCATTAGGCAATTGTGCTTCTTGTATAATTAAGACACCTTAATAATACTTAGTACTGCATCATTTACAGATGCTATAAACATTCCAGTTTTACCCTGAATGCTTTAAACATTCACACTCTAGTTTTACCTAGCACTTATTGACTGAAAGACCTTGAAAAATCATTAACACTTTCAAATTCTCAGATTCACTATTGGTGAAATGTGAATGATAATATTTGCCCTACCTGCTTCAGCAGATTTGTAAGGATCAAACGAGATCATGAATAGAATATTACTATAATCTTCTATGTCTGCATAATCCAGTATGGTTACTATTTCTGGTTACTGTGCTCTTGAAAAATGCCTAATCTACATTAAGACGTACttaaagtgtaaaatacacaacaGATTTTGAAAACAGTGcaattaatagaaataaatatcCCATTAATATTGTTCGTATTGATTATATATTGAAAAGATaacattttggatatattgggccAAATGGAATatcctattaaaaataattttacctgatttttgaaagtttttaaatgtggctactggaaaatttttaattgtgtgtgGCTCACATTACATTTCTATTGGACTGTGCTGTTGACTGTGCCTTAACCATAAGTGACCATAACTAATTTCAGTTTTGAGGCCATGCTGAAAATCAGTGTGAGTCATAAAGGAACATTATGATAAGGAGCTATAAAAATATCAAGATTTGATTCAACTATGGTTGATGGGAGATGAAAGACATTAGACTTtggacatgttttaaaatttgcaCTGAAATGTCtgaggttttttaaaatttactatttaTCATGGTTGTCtaaataaagatatatttttatgaaaaaatgaCAATGACTAACAAATGTCTCTCAGTCCAAAAGTTTGTTGCTACTGTTGAAaagttttacatttatattcatcaatgatattggcttgtagttttcttttattgtcaTGTTCTTATGTGGCTTTCATATCAGGTATtactgttggattctcccagaggaggacgccaccccaaatcactcgcagaaggcgtctcttgatgcaacaagcaagaggaatttattcaggaaccagctagctggggtccaagtgtcagcccggcGCAGCAGGTCTCAACAAGCACCCCGAGTACTCAAAGGCagaggtttatatagcattttcaaaacacttaactcatagtaattttccacagctgcatattatctttgcaagacatacatcttggggttaagcgagagcaaggtaagaccactcctcaattgttagggaggttctgcacgataagcttggtatgtaggattaactgatcaaggttagctgaccgaaggccacagctgcccccatcccggtgtttatgattaacttgttttccaaggcttacccagttccagttttttcttttaagtcacaacctcagaaaactgcttctaggcccttaagatggctgtgcttatgctaacttacTATTCTCACTAATGCTTagattctacatttccccactttctTTTTGaccattccaatcatggaatgtttgttttttcttgctgTGTGAGTGAATGATACTGCTGTCTCAGCATTAGTACCTGAAtagcactcactctttctctaacaaaggCTATTAGTCGGTTTAAGATACAGGGACCCAAAGTGAGAAGTAGTATAAAAATAAGCAAGGGTCCTGCCAGGGTGGATATCAGGGTTGTAAACCATGGGGATTGAGTAAACCAGGACTCAAATAGACCTTGGCCGGCTTCTTGCTCTCTCTTCCTTTGATCTAGTCTCTCTCTAAGTttagacattgaatctcttactattccagaatggtctgcataaaagcagcattcttctttcaaggctgcacacaatcctccttctttcaAAAACAGTAGATCTAGTCCTCGTCTGTTCTGCAGCACTacttcagaaagggaagttagggattcttcaagtttagtaatggattgctctatagTCCTCAAATCTTCACCAATAGCTGCCCTCAGTCCCTTGTAATGTTGGCtcccttggataatagcggctgtccctgttcctactccagcTGCAACTCCCACTCCCAACAACACAGCTAAAGTCAGCAAGACTGGCTCTCTTCTATAtctctgcctgggttcaaattccgtTACAAATGAGaagtcatcatgatacatcagcCTAGGCATTAACTGGACCATAATACAGAAATCGTGAGAGGAATCGAAGGCGGAGGTGGAGACACACGGGGTCAGTCCAGTATTACAAGCCCACCACCCCTctggaggagggactagatacctgTTTTCACCTGAGGAAGCTACAGGTAAGGTCTCATTACACAAATTCTTATGAGTGGGGGGAACCGTGCCTAGGCATCTCCCTTTTCCAGTCACTTCGGTCAGAGTCAGCTTCTTGTGGCTGCCCCAACTACAGATCTCGTGACTGGTTGTATTGTTAAAGTTACCTAACAACCCTAATCCTTCATAATAAGGAGGTCCGGAGGAAAAAcataaccaacaggattcggTAGTATTAGGGTTGGTGGTGTTTAAAACCCGGAAAGCCCCCTCGAGAAGGTTGAGGAGTCGTTGTCCGGTGCCGGGAAGGGGGCTACTTGGCCAGGGGTGGGGACGGCGGGAATGGTGGCAGAGTCTACTGGTGGAACTAGAGTTTGCTTTGGGGTCGGGGTTAGGAGACGCAGCTGATCTCTTAGGACAGTATTAGGTCCTattggggcagctggaagggtctcaacTTTAAGTCTGATAGTAAATATGAGGCCTTTGTCATATCCAGATTTATAATATCTAAGTCCCCACTGTCGTCCAGTGATCCACCCATCGTACTGGCGTCCTTTATCACTgaacgtgatatttaaggggttGCATAGCCCTGTGTGTTCGCAGTCGGAGGATGTGCGGTTCCGGACTACTTTAAGGAGGTCCCAACTAGACACGGGGTTCCAATAAACATCACCTGTAGTCTCACATCCCCAAGAGTTACAATAGAAGGACTTCAAGCTCCCACACTGTTGGGCTTGTTGGTAGGTTCGTCCGTCATGGGAGCAGACATAGAAAGTGGTGGTTTTCATCCGCCGGCGTGCAGCCGAATCTCTGCACCCAAAACCCCCTAAGCTCCTCTGGCTCTGGGGTCAGCTGGGAAGGCTCCGACAGATTCTATTGGCCTGCATCCAGCTAAGCTCGGGTATATCCCAGTCCTCTACTCCAGCAACTAAGGCGCAGATATCGGGGTGCAGGGACGGCCACCAGGTTTTAAGGGGGGCCACCTTAGAAACAGACCATACTGCCTCTCCTGTCTGGGAGTAGACCTGCCATGTcagcaacctgggttcatgggggttagggttctggtgGGTTGGGGGTAGCAGAAGCATCAGAATCATCAGTAACATAGTTCTTTTTACACAAACGAAGTTTAAGGGGGTTATCCGTCCGAGTTACTCGCCAATCCGGGTCCAGCTGgggcgctttcttcagatgtgaagtgtgtacccaggaggagatgccatccactttcacagctgtgggagtagtcaggaggacgatgaagggtcctttccaccggggCTCAAGATTTCCCATTCGGTGTCGTCTCACATAGACAGAGACCACCTGGAACTGATGAAGTATTGAGaagtcctctggccgataggcttcccGGATGGAGGCCCACACTTCTCTCTGCACAACTTCTAGGGCCcataacctttcaagcagaaacttattagttacACATTCAGGGGATGTATGGAGGTGAGCCGATTTGAGCggagccggggctccaaacattatcTCAAAGGGTGTTAGTCCAAAACGAccgggggtgtttctaactctaaataaggcagagggaaggagggctaaccaatcacataaaccagtctctatggataatttagtcaaggtctcttttagagttctattcatcctttctacctgtcctgagctctggggcctgtatgcacaatgcaatttccaatctgtccccaggatcttggccaatccctgacttacctgggcaacaaaggcaggaccattgtcggagccgattacctttggaaTTCCGAACCTaggaaatatctcttcaagaatCTTCTTGGACACCGTCTGAGCCATCTCGGTCTTGGTAGGGAAAGCTTCTGcccatcctgaaaaggtatcCAAGAAGACTAGGAGGTACTTATGTCCATACTTAGaaggcttaatttcagtgaagtcaacttcccagtaagctcccgATCTCCGTGAAGCCTTTTTCCACATATTACTTGACGTTTATTCACATTTACCAATTGGCAAGGAACGCAATTTCTCACCACCTCGTCTGCCATTTCTCCCAAACCAATGATGTGATAAGGGGAGTTTCGAGCCAGGGTTTTTAGGTTCTTGGCCCCCAAATGCGTCAACTGATGTAGTTGCTTTAAGTATTCTCCTGCCTCTTTCTGGGGCAGAATATTTTTCCCATCTCCTGACTCATATGTTCCAAGGGGTGAGGATTTTTGGAACCCCAGCTTGTCCATCTGAGCGAGATcctcgggtgtatactggaaccTCTTAATACATGTGGCTTCTGGGTATACCTGGAGGGATAAGAtgttcattccctgggctgcttgtttcgCAGCTTGGTCTGCCCTCCGATTTCCTTGAGCTACTGGAGAGTCATTTTtctgatgcccagggcaatgtattattgccacttcccTAGGCCTATGGATGGCTTCCAATAAatctaaaatttcttgtttgtttttaacatcttttcCGGCAGAAGTTAACAgtcctctctgtctataaatagccccgtgtatatgagcggtggcaaaagcgtatcagctgtcagtgtagacgttaagtctcttaccttccgCCATCCTTAGAGCCTGGGTCAGGGCGACGAGTTCTGCTctctgtgcagaagtgcccgttgggagTCCGCTGGCCCACACGATCCGGTCATCATCTACCACTGCAGCTCCCGCCATCCTCTTACCTACCATGATGTAACTGCTCCCATCCGtgtaccaagtcaggagtcccgGTCCTTCTAAGGGCTGATCTCGTAAATCCCGGCGGGTCCCCGTCTCCTCAACCAGAATTTCCTGGCAGGCATGGAGCACTTCTTTTCCCAAATCGGGGAGAAGAGTAgccgggtttaggatggcgggcgGGACAAATTCCACACGATCGCGATTCAGGAGCAAGgtttggtagtgagtcattctggcattcgaCATCCATCTTTCAGGTGGTTGCCGAATTACGCTTTCCAGCGCATGcggagcaaccacagtgagtttctgTCCCAGTGTAAGTTTGTCAGAATCCTTAACTAAGAGGGCCATGGCCGCCACTACTCTCAAACAGGCGGGCCATCCACTACTTACTAGGTCT
This DNA window, taken from Manis pentadactyla isolate mManPen7 chromosome X, mManPen7.hap1, whole genome shotgun sequence, encodes the following:
- the LOC118934473 gene encoding uncharacterized protein LOC118934473; amino-acid sequence: MAGFCRLWIPGYATLATPLYPLTKGAAPFVWGSEQQQAFDDIKKALLSAPALALPDVTKPFVLFVDEQSGVARGVLTQQWGPWKRPVAYLSKKLDLVSSGWPACLRVVAAMALLVKDSDKLTLGQKLTVVAPHALESVIRQPPERWMSNARMTHYQTLLLNRDRVEFVPPAILNPATLLPDLGKEVLHACQEILVEETGTRRDLRDQPLEGPGLLTWYTDGSSYIMVGKRMAGAAVVDDDRIVWASGLPTGTSAQRAELVALTQALRMAEGKRLNVYTDS